The Actinobacillus equuli genome includes a window with the following:
- the rpoB gene encoding DNA-directed RNA polymerase subunit beta produces MAYSYSEKKRIRKSFGKRPQVLNVPYLLTIQLDSFEKFIERDPDGQQGLEAAFRSVFPIVSNNGATELQYVSYELGEPVFDVRECQIRGTTYAAPLRVKLRLVTFDREAAAGTVKDIKEQNVYMGEIPLMTDNGTFVINGTERVIVSQLHRSPGVFFDSDKGKTHSSGKVLYNARIIPYRGSWLDFEFDPKDNLYARIDRRRKLPATIILRALGYTTEEILTMFFDKITFEIQDNKLLMTLVPERLRGETAQFDIEANGKVYIEKGRRITARHIRTLEKDDIKQIEVPVEYIVGKVAAKDYVDLSTGELVCPANMEISMEMLAKLSQAGYKEIEVLFTNDLDHGPYISETLRVDPTYDRLSALVEIYRMMRPGEPPTKEAAEALFDNMFFSADRYDLSAVGRMKFNRSLDIPEGVGSGILSNDDIIGVMKKLIEIRNGRGEVDDIDHLGNRRIRSVGEMAENQFRIGLVRVERAVRERLSLGDLDGITPQDLINAKPISAAVKEFFGSSQLSQFMDQNNPLSEVTHKRRISALGPGGLTRERAGFEVRDVHPTHYGRLCPIETPEGPNIGLINSLSVYARTNNYGFLETPFRKVVNGQVTEDIEYLSAIEEGNYVIAQANSNLDEEFRFTDTYVTCRGEHGESGLYKPEDIHYMDISTQQVVSVAAALIPFLEHDDANRALMGANMQRQAVPTLRADKPLVGTGMEKPIALDSGVAIVAKRGGTIQYVDASRIVVKVNEDETIPGEAGIDIYNLIKYTRSNQNTCINQIPCVNLGEPVARGEILADGPSTDLGELALGQNIRVAFMPWNGYNFEDSMLVSERVVQEDRFTTIHIQELSCVARDTKLGAEEITADIPNVGESALSKLDESGIVYVGAEVKGGDILVGKVTPKGETQLTPEEKLLRAIFGEKASDVKDSSLRVPNGTSGTVIDVQVFTRDGVEKDKRALEIEEMQLKEAKKDLTEELEILEAGLFTRVRNLLVEGGVSEAELDKVSREKWLEQTLDDEAKQNQLEQLAEQHEELRKEFERKLEIKRNKIIQGDDLAPGVLKVVKVYLAVRRQIQPGDKMAGRHGNKGVISKINPVEDMPYDENGQPVEIVLNPLGVPSRMNIGQILETHLGLAAKGIGDQINKMIKQQQEVAKLREYIQKAYDLGHGSQVVDLSTFTDEEVMRLAENLRKGLPLATPVFDGAHEAEIKGLLELGGLPTSGQITLFDGRTGEKFERPVTVGYMYMLKLNHLVDDKMHARSTGSYSLVTQQPLGGKAQFGGQRFGEMEVWALEAYGAAYTLQEMLTVKSDDVNGRTKMYKNIVDGTHQMEPGMPESFNVLLKEIRALGIDMELDED; encoded by the coding sequence ATGGCATACTCATATTCCGAGAAAAAGCGTATTCGTAAGAGCTTTGGTAAGCGTCCACAGGTTCTTAACGTACCTTATCTATTAACAATTCAGCTTGATTCTTTTGAAAAATTTATTGAAAGAGATCCAGATGGACAACAAGGTTTAGAAGCGGCATTCCGTTCAGTATTCCCAATTGTGAGTAACAATGGTGCGACTGAATTACAATACGTTTCTTACGAATTAGGTGAGCCGGTATTTGACGTTCGTGAATGTCAAATTCGTGGTACAACCTATGCAGCGCCATTACGCGTAAAATTACGTTTAGTGACTTTTGATCGTGAAGCGGCAGCAGGCACGGTAAAAGACATTAAAGAACAAAACGTGTATATGGGCGAAATCCCATTAATGACCGACAACGGTACTTTCGTTATCAACGGTACTGAGCGTGTAATCGTATCTCAGTTACACCGTAGTCCGGGCGTATTCTTCGATTCTGACAAAGGTAAAACCCACTCATCAGGTAAAGTGCTTTATAACGCACGTATTATTCCTTACCGTGGTTCTTGGTTAGACTTTGAATTCGATCCGAAAGACAACCTTTACGCGCGTATCGACCGTCGTCGTAAATTACCTGCAACAATCATTCTACGTGCATTAGGTTACACTACCGAAGAAATCTTAACGATGTTCTTCGATAAAATTACGTTCGAGATCCAAGATAATAAACTTTTAATGACATTGGTACCTGAGCGTTTACGTGGTGAAACAGCACAATTTGATATTGAAGCAAACGGCAAAGTTTATATTGAAAAAGGTCGCCGTATTACCGCACGTCATATCCGTACTTTAGAAAAAGACGACATTAAACAAATTGAAGTGCCGGTAGAGTACATTGTAGGCAAAGTAGCAGCGAAAGATTATGTTGATCTTTCAACAGGCGAATTGGTTTGCCCAGCAAATATGGAAATCTCAATGGAGATGTTAGCGAAATTATCGCAAGCAGGCTACAAAGAGATCGAAGTGCTCTTCACAAACGATTTAGACCATGGTCCGTATATTTCAGAAACATTACGTGTAGATCCAACTTATGACCGCTTAAGTGCATTAGTTGAAATTTATCGTATGATGCGTCCGGGCGAGCCGCCAACAAAAGAAGCAGCGGAAGCGTTATTCGATAATATGTTCTTCTCGGCAGACCGTTATGATTTATCTGCGGTAGGTCGTATGAAATTCAACCGTTCACTTGATATTCCGGAAGGTGTCGGTTCAGGTATTTTAAGCAACGATGACATCATCGGTGTGATGAAGAAACTGATCGAAATCCGTAACGGGCGTGGTGAAGTGGATGATATCGACCACTTAGGTAACCGTCGTATTCGTTCTGTAGGTGAAATGGCAGAAAACCAATTCCGTATTGGTTTAGTGCGTGTGGAACGTGCAGTACGTGAACGTTTATCATTAGGCGATTTAGACGGTATTACTCCGCAAGATTTAATCAATGCGAAACCAATTTCTGCGGCAGTGAAAGAGTTCTTTGGTTCTTCACAACTTTCGCAATTTATGGACCAAAATAACCCGCTTTCAGAGGTTACACACAAACGTCGTATTTCGGCATTAGGTCCGGGCGGTTTAACCCGTGAACGTGCAGGCTTCGAGGTTCGAGACGTACACCCGACTCACTATGGTCGTTTATGTCCAATCGAAACCCCAGAGGGTCCAAACATCGGTTTGATCAACTCACTTTCGGTATATGCACGTACCAATAACTACGGTTTCTTAGAAACACCATTCCGTAAAGTAGTAAACGGTCAAGTAACGGAAGATATCGAGTATTTATCAGCGATCGAAGAAGGTAACTACGTTATCGCTCAGGCGAACTCTAACTTAGATGAAGAGTTCCGTTTCACTGATACATACGTAACTTGTCGTGGTGAACACGGTGAGTCAGGTTTATACAAACCGGAAGATATTCACTATATGGATATCTCAACACAACAAGTTGTTTCTGTTGCGGCAGCGTTAATTCCGTTCCTTGAGCACGACGATGCGAACCGTGCGTTAATGGGTGCGAACATGCAACGTCAGGCAGTTCCTACATTACGTGCGGATAAACCACTTGTTGGTACCGGTATGGAAAAACCAATCGCACTTGACTCAGGTGTGGCGATTGTGGCGAAACGTGGTGGTACTATCCAATACGTTGACGCATCTCGTATCGTGGTGAAAGTAAACGAAGATGAAACGATTCCGGGCGAAGCAGGTATCGACATCTATAACTTAATTAAATATACCCGTTCAAACCAAAATACCTGTATCAACCAAATTCCTTGTGTGAATTTAGGTGAGCCGGTAGCACGTGGTGAGATCTTAGCAGACGGTCCTTCAACAGACTTAGGTGAATTAGCATTAGGTCAAAACATTCGTGTGGCATTCATGCCATGGAATGGTTATAACTTCGAAGACTCAATGTTAGTTTCTGAGCGTGTGGTACAAGAAGATCGTTTCACGACAATCCACATCCAAGAATTATCTTGTGTGGCGCGTGATACTAAACTTGGTGCGGAAGAAATCACTGCAGATATTCCAAACGTAGGTGAATCAGCATTAAGCAAACTTGATGAATCAGGTATCGTGTACGTTGGTGCAGAAGTTAAAGGCGGCGACATCTTAGTAGGTAAAGTAACGCCTAAAGGTGAAACCCAATTAACACCGGAAGAAAAACTTTTACGTGCAATCTTCGGTGAGAAAGCATCTGATGTTAAAGATTCTTCATTACGCGTACCAAACGGTACTTCAGGTACAGTTATTGACGTTCAAGTATTTACTCGTGATGGCGTTGAAAAAGATAAACGTGCATTAGAAATCGAGGAAATGCAGCTTAAAGAAGCGAAGAAAGATTTAACTGAAGAGTTAGAAATTTTAGAAGCTGGCTTATTCACACGTGTTCGTAACTTATTAGTTGAAGGCGGCGTATCTGAAGCTGAATTAGATAAAGTTTCTCGTGAGAAATGGTTAGAACAAACCTTAGATGACGAAGCAAAACAAAATCAATTAGAACAGCTTGCGGAACAACACGAAGAATTACGTAAAGAGTTCGAACGTAAACTTGAAATTAAACGTAACAAGATCATCCAAGGTGACGATTTAGCACCGGGTGTGTTAAAAGTTGTTAAAGTTTACTTAGCGGTTCGTCGTCAAATCCAACCGGGTGATAAAATGGCGGGTCGTCACGGTAACAAAGGTGTTATCTCGAAAATCAACCCAGTTGAAGATATGCCGTACGATGAAAACGGCCAACCGGTTGAGATCGTATTGAACCCGCTGGGCGTACCTTCACGTATGAACATCGGTCAGATCTTAGAAACACACTTAGGTTTAGCGGCGAAAGGTATCGGTGATCAGATTAATAAGATGATCAAACAGCAACAAGAAGTGGCTAAATTACGTGAATATATCCAAAAAGCGTACGATTTAGGTCACGGTTCACAAGTTGTTGATTTAAGTACCTTTACTGATGAAGAAGTAATGCGTTTAGCAGAAAACTTACGTAAAGGTTTACCGCTTGCAACACCAGTATTTGATGGTGCGCACGAAGCTGAAATCAAAGGCTTATTAGAATTAGGTGGCTTACCGACTTCAGGTCAGATTACATTATTTGATGGTCGTACCGGTGAGAAATTCGAGCGTCCTGTAACCGTAGGTTATATGTATATGCTCAAATTGAACCACTTAGTTGACGACAAAATGCATGCTCGTTCAACAGGTTCTTATAGTCTTGTTACTCAACAACCACTTGGTGGTAAAGCGCAATTCGGTGGTCAGCGTTTCGGTGAGATGGAGGTTTGGGCATTAGAAGCATACGGTGCTGCTTACACCTTACAAGAAATGTTAACGGTTAAATCGGATGACGTAAACGGTCGTACGAAGATGTATAAAAACATCGTAGACGGCACACACCAAATGGAACCGGGTATGCCGGAATCATTCAACGTATTGTTGAAAGAGATTCGTGCCTTAGGTATCGATATGGAGTTAGACGAAGACTAG
- the rplL gene encoding 50S ribosomal protein L7/L12 produces MSLTNEQLIEAIASKSVSEIVELIAAMEEKFGVSAAAAVAAAPAAGAAAAEEKTEFDVILANAGANKVAVIKAVRGATGLGLKEAKDLVESAPAALKEGISKAEADALKKELEEAGAQVEIK; encoded by the coding sequence ATGTCATTAACTAACGAACAATTAATCGAAGCGATCGCTTCAAAATCAGTATCAGAAATCGTTGAATTAATCGCAGCGATGGAAGAAAAATTCGGTGTTTCAGCAGCGGCAGCAGTAGCAGCAGCTCCAGCAGCAGGCGCAGCGGCAGCAGAAGAGAAAACTGAATTCGACGTAATCCTTGCTAACGCAGGTGCAAACAAAGTTGCTGTAATCAAAGCAGTACGTGGTGCAACTGGTTTAGGCTTAAAAGAAGCTAAAGACTTAGTTGAATCTGCACCAGCAGCATTAAAAGAAGGCATCTCTAAAGCTGAAGCTGATGCACTTAAGAAAGAATTAGAAGAAGCTGGCGCACAAGTAGAAATCAAATAA
- the rplJ gene encoding 50S ribosomal protein L10 → MALNLQDKQAIVAEVNEAAKGALSAVVADSRGVTVEKMTELRKSAREAGVTMRVVRNTLLRRAVEGTEFECLKDTFTGPTLIAFSHEHPGAAARLFTEFAKTNKEFELKGAAFEGKVQDVEFLATLPTYEEAIARLMGTMKEAAAGKLVRTLAALRDKLQEAA, encoded by the coding sequence ATGGCATTAAATCTTCAAGACAAACAAGCGATTGTTGCTGAAGTAAACGAAGCTGCCAAAGGTGCCCTTTCAGCTGTTGTTGCGGATTCTCGCGGCGTAACAGTTGAGAAAATGACTGAGTTACGTAAATCTGCTCGTGAAGCTGGTGTAACAATGCGTGTTGTACGTAATACTTTATTACGTCGTGCGGTTGAAGGCACAGAATTCGAGTGCTTAAAAGATACGTTTACTGGTCCGACTCTTATCGCATTCTCTCACGAACACCCGGGCGCAGCAGCTCGTTTATTCACTGAATTTGCGAAAACAAATAAAGAGTTTGAACTTAAAGGTGCAGCCTTTGAAGGTAAAGTACAAGATGTAGAATTCTTAGCTACATTACCAACTTACGAAGAAGCAATTGCACGTTTAATGGGCACAATGAAAGAAGCTGCGGCAGGCAAACTTGTTCGCACTCTTGCGGCATTACGCGACAAATTACAAGAAGCTGCATAA
- the rplA gene encoding 50S ribosomal protein L1, with protein sequence MAKLTKKMKAIKAGVDSTKAYEINEAIAVLKQFATAKFVESVDVAVNLGIDPRKSDQNVRGATVLPHGTGRTARVAVFTQGANAEAAKAAGADLVGMEDLAEQIKKGEMNFDVVIASPDAMRVVGQLGQVLGPRGLMPNPKVGTVTPNVAEAVKNAKSGQIRYRNDKNGIIHTTIGKADFAPEQLKDNLVALLAALNKAKPTTAKGIFIKKVSISTTMGAGVAVDQASL encoded by the coding sequence ATGGCTAAATTGACTAAAAAAATGAAAGCAATTAAAGCTGGCGTAGATTCTACTAAAGCTTACGAAATCAACGAAGCGATCGCAGTTTTAAAACAATTCGCAACAGCTAAATTCGTTGAAAGCGTAGACGTAGCGGTGAACTTAGGTATCGACCCTCGTAAATCAGACCAAAACGTACGTGGTGCAACAGTATTACCACACGGTACAGGTCGTACAGCTCGCGTAGCAGTATTCACACAAGGCGCTAACGCAGAAGCAGCTAAAGCAGCAGGTGCTGATTTAGTAGGTATGGAAGATTTAGCAGAGCAAATCAAGAAAGGCGAAATGAACTTTGACGTTGTTATCGCTTCTCCGGATGCAATGCGTGTTGTAGGTCAATTAGGTCAAGTATTAGGTCCACGCGGCTTAATGCCAAACCCGAAAGTTGGTACTGTAACACCAAACGTTGCTGAAGCAGTTAAAAATGCTAAATCAGGTCAGATCCGTTACCGTAACGACAAAAATGGTATTATCCATACAACGATCGGTAAAGCAGACTTCGCACCTGAACAATTAAAAGATAACTTAGTTGCGTTATTAGCAGCGTTAAACAAAGCTAAACCAACAACAGCTAAAGGTATCTTCATCAAGAAAGTAAGCATCTCTACAACTATGGGTGCTGGTGTTGCTGTTGATCAAGCATCACTTTAA
- the rplK gene encoding 50S ribosomal protein L11, with product MAKKVQAYVKLQVAAGMANPSPPVGPALGQQGVNIMEFCKAFNARTESLEKGLPIPVVITVYADRSFTFVTKTPPAAVLLKKAVGIKSGSGKPNKDKVGTVTQEQLRQIAETKAADMTGATIETKMKSIAGTARSMGLIVEE from the coding sequence ATGGCAAAAAAAGTCCAAGCATACGTTAAGTTGCAAGTTGCAGCTGGTATGGCTAACCCTTCACCACCAGTTGGTCCTGCATTAGGTCAACAAGGTGTTAACATCATGGAATTCTGTAAAGCATTCAACGCTCGTACTGAGAGCTTAGAAAAAGGTTTACCAATCCCTGTTGTTATCACAGTTTACGCAGACCGTTCATTCACTTTCGTAACTAAAACTCCACCGGCAGCAGTATTACTTAAAAAAGCTGTAGGTATCAAATCTGGTTCAGGTAAACCGAACAAAGATAAAGTGGGTACAGTAACTCAAGAGCAATTACGTCAAATCGCTGAAACTAAAGCGGCAGATATGACTGGTGCTACTATCGAAACTAAAATGAAATCAATCGCTGGTACAGCTCGCTCAATGGGCTTAATCGTAGAGGAATAA
- the nusG gene encoding transcription termination/antitermination protein NusG, with product MSEVENTEVTKMRWYVLQAFSGFENRVAVTLREYIKLHQMEDQFGEVLVPTEEVVENVGGKRRRTERKFFPGYVLVQMEMNDDTWHLVKSVPRVMGFIGGTADKPAPISKREADRILNRVQETAEKPRHRNEYQPGENVRVTEGPFADFTGTVEEVDYEKGRLKVSVSIFGRATPVELEFGQVEKQS from the coding sequence ATGAGCGAAGTAGAAAATACAGAAGTAACAAAAATGCGTTGGTATGTATTACAAGCATTTTCAGGTTTTGAAAACCGTGTTGCAGTAACATTACGCGAATATATCAAATTACATCAAATGGAAGATCAGTTTGGCGAAGTATTGGTACCGACTGAAGAAGTAGTTGAAAACGTAGGTGGTAAACGTCGCCGTACCGAACGTAAATTCTTCCCGGGTTACGTGTTAGTGCAAATGGAAATGAATGACGACACATGGCATTTAGTAAAAAGCGTGCCGCGTGTAATGGGCTTTATCGGCGGTACAGCGGATAAACCAGCACCGATTTCTAAACGTGAAGCGGATCGTATTTTAAACCGTGTTCAAGAAACAGCTGAAAAACCACGTCATCGTAACGAATATCAACCGGGCGAAAATGTTCGTGTAACGGAAGGCCCATTCGCAGACTTTACCGGTACGGTTGAAGAAGTGGATTACGAAAAAGGCCGCTTAAAAGTGTCTGTATCTATCTTCGGACGTGCAACTCCGGTTGAACTTGAGTTCGGCCAGGTAGAAAAACAATCGTAA
- the secE gene encoding preprotein translocase subunit SecE, giving the protein MATEIKKKTPEQIEEKGVKSKGVNGALWVVAIALLAVAAIGNAYFASHFSLVVRVLLLVVLVVGAIVLAAMTNQGQKAIGFIKESRTELRKIIWPTRPEATQTTLIVLAMCVVVSLVLWGIDSIIVTLITFLTNLRF; this is encoded by the coding sequence ATGGCTACTGAGATTAAAAAGAAAACCCCTGAACAGATCGAAGAAAAGGGCGTTAAAAGTAAGGGTGTAAATGGTGCACTATGGGTTGTTGCTATTGCATTACTTGCTGTAGCTGCGATTGGTAATGCGTATTTCGCATCGCATTTTTCATTAGTTGTACGCGTATTATTACTTGTCGTATTAGTGGTAGGCGCTATTGTACTTGCAGCAATGACTAACCAAGGTCAAAAAGCGATTGGCTTTATTAAAGAATCTCGTACAGAGCTTAGAAAAATTATTTGGCCAACTCGCCCGGAAGCGACTCAAACTACATTAATTGTGCTCGCAATGTGTGTAGTGGTGTCATTAGTATTATGGGGTATCGACTCTATTATCGTTACATTGATTACGTTTTTAACAAATTTAAGGTTCTAA
- a CDS encoding PTS sugar transporter subunit IIB — MKIMAVCGHGIGSSFMMEMNIKKALAKIGVEAEVGHTDLASVTPADADVFVMAKDIAGSSNIEEDKIIVVKNIISVNEFEEKLTAYFNRA; from the coding sequence ATGAAAATTATGGCAGTTTGTGGTCATGGTATCGGCAGTAGTTTTATGATGGAAATGAACATCAAAAAAGCCTTAGCCAAAATTGGGGTTGAAGCAGAAGTCGGGCATACCGATTTAGCCTCTGTTACGCCGGCTGATGCGGATGTATTTGTGATGGCAAAAGACATAGCCGGCAGCAGTAATATTGAAGAAGACAAAATTATTGTCGTTAAAAATATTATTAGCGTGAATGAATTTGAAGAAAAATTAACCGCTTATTTTAATCGTGCGTGA
- a CDS encoding PTS ascorbate transporter subunit IIC, whose protein sequence is MDSILFFILDILKVPSVLVGLIALVGLVAQKKALPDIIKGTVKTILGFLVLSGGATVLLSSLTPLGGMFEHAFNVQGIIPNNEAIVSMAIEKYGTATALIMAFGMVANIIVARFTRLKFIFLTGHHTFYMACMIGVILTVAGFEGVQLVFVGALTLGLIMAFFPAIAHRYMRQVTGSNDVGFGHFGTLGYVLAGAIGQAVGKGSKSTEEMDLPKNLSFLRDSSISISLTMMVIYYVLAIASGSEYVSTLSGGQHYLVYATIQAITFAAGVYVILQGVRLILAEIVPAFTGFSEKLVPDAKPALDCPIVFPYAPNAVLIGFLASFAGGVISLAVLGQLNWVLILPGVVPHFFCGATAGVFGNATGGRRGAIIGAFAHGVLITFLPVFLLPVLGSLGFANTTFSDADFGGVGIVLGYMAQVFNKDVITAIIVGLFALLVAYNYFAKKPVTDTEEQ, encoded by the coding sequence ATGGACTCAATTCTCTTTTTCATTTTAGATATATTGAAAGTGCCGTCCGTTTTAGTCGGCTTAATCGCTTTAGTTGGCTTAGTCGCCCAGAAAAAAGCGCTACCCGATATTATTAAAGGCACAGTAAAAACCATTCTCGGATTCTTAGTGCTAAGCGGCGGTGCAACCGTGTTACTCAGTTCATTAACACCGTTAGGCGGTATGTTTGAACATGCATTTAATGTACAAGGTATTATTCCGAATAACGAAGCGATTGTATCTATGGCAATCGAAAAATACGGAACTGCTACCGCACTAATTATGGCATTCGGTATGGTTGCGAACATTATCGTTGCACGTTTTACCCGTCTGAAATTTATCTTCTTAACTGGTCACCACACTTTTTATATGGCGTGTATGATCGGCGTGATTCTGACCGTAGCCGGTTTTGAGGGCGTACAATTGGTATTTGTCGGTGCATTAACCTTAGGCTTAATTATGGCGTTCTTTCCGGCAATTGCACATCGTTATATGCGTCAGGTAACCGGTAGTAATGATGTCGGCTTCGGTCATTTCGGCACCTTAGGTTATGTCTTAGCCGGCGCAATTGGGCAAGCGGTCGGAAAAGGCTCAAAATCTACCGAAGAAATGGATTTACCGAAAAACCTCAGCTTCTTGCGTGACAGTTCGATTTCAATCTCACTCACCATGATGGTGATCTACTACGTATTAGCGATTGCCTCCGGTAGCGAATATGTTTCAACTCTCAGCGGCGGACAACACTATTTGGTTTATGCAACGATCCAAGCGATTACCTTTGCTGCCGGCGTATATGTCATTCTACAAGGGGTACGTTTAATTTTAGCGGAGATCGTACCGGCATTTACTGGCTTCTCTGAAAAATTAGTACCGGATGCCAAACCAGCGTTGGACTGCCCGATTGTCTTCCCTTATGCACCGAATGCGGTATTAATCGGTTTCTTAGCCAGCTTTGCCGGCGGGGTCATCAGTTTAGCCGTATTAGGACAATTAAATTGGGTACTGATTTTACCGGGTGTTGTGCCACACTTCTTCTGCGGTGCAACCGCAGGCGTGTTCGGTAATGCCACCGGCGGTCGCCGCGGTGCGATTATCGGTGCATTTGCACACGGTGTATTAATCACTTTCTTACCGGTGTTCTTATTACCTGTTCTCGGTTCATTAGGTTTTGCCAATACTACCTTCTCGGACGCAGATTTCGGTGGGGTCGGTATCGTATTAGGTTATATGGCACAGGTCTTCAATAAAGATGTGATTACCGCCATTATTGTCGGATTATTTGCGTTGTTAGTCGCTTATAACTATTTCGCTAAAAAACCGGTGACCGATACGGAAGAACAATAA
- a CDS encoding OPT family oligopeptide transporter, giving the protein MHNPTALRELTLRGMILGALITVVFTASNVYLGLKVGMTFASSIPAAVISMAVLKMFKGSNILENNMVQTQASSAGTLSSVIFVIPALLMMGYWQNFPFWQTLLICISGGTLGVIFTVPLRNVMVVKSDLPYPEGVAAAEILKAGDEADSKDSGVKEIVSGGLLAALVSFLTNGLRVVADGASYWFKGGNAIFQLPMGFSFALLGAGYLVGMMGGIAMLVGTIFTWGVAVPYFTATTSMPADADMISFAMGLWKSKVRFIGVGTIGIAAIWTLLVLFKPMLQGMSQAFRALKDPTLQNVERTAQDLSPKTMIYTVLASVALIIIALVSFLQPVGLPMELAFLLVVLCTILAVVVGFLVAAASGYMAGLVGSSSSPISGIGIISIVIISLVLMVVGNTIGLMENADGQRFLTALTIFTASIVFCVSTISNDNLQDLKTGYLVKATPWRQQFALIIGCIVGAFVITPVLEILYHAYGFAGAMPREGMDAAQALSAPQATIMMTISNGIFSNSLEWTYILVGVAFGICLIIVDTLLKKASAGRLGLPTLAVGIGIYLPPVVNVPLIIGALLSWLVNRHIQRHAKRSGKDVEAASKKAERYGTLFAAGLIVGESLVGVLLAFVIAGSVTSGGSDAPLALNLENWDGMAELLGLTLFVIGCIIFARRVLQAKK; this is encoded by the coding sequence ATGCATAATCCTACTGCTCTACGTGAGTTGACCCTACGCGGAATGATTTTAGGGGCGCTCATCACGGTGGTGTTCACAGCATCTAACGTTTATTTAGGCCTAAAAGTGGGCATGACGTTTGCGTCATCAATTCCGGCCGCGGTTATCTCAATGGCTGTACTCAAAATGTTTAAGGGGTCAAATATCCTAGAAAACAATATGGTACAAACCCAAGCATCATCTGCCGGTACACTTTCATCGGTTATCTTTGTTATCCCTGCATTATTAATGATGGGTTATTGGCAAAACTTCCCGTTTTGGCAAACTTTACTGATTTGTATTTCCGGCGGGACTTTAGGGGTTATCTTCACCGTGCCGTTACGTAATGTCATGGTGGTAAAAAGTGATCTTCCTTATCCGGAAGGCGTTGCGGCAGCAGAAATTCTAAAAGCTGGTGATGAAGCAGATAGCAAAGATAGTGGCGTCAAAGAGATCGTATCAGGCGGTCTATTGGCTGCATTGGTAAGCTTCTTAACTAACGGTTTACGAGTGGTTGCTGACGGAGCAAGCTACTGGTTTAAAGGTGGTAATGCGATCTTCCAATTACCGATGGGCTTCTCTTTTGCATTACTCGGTGCTGGCTATTTAGTCGGTATGATGGGCGGTATCGCTATGTTAGTCGGTACAATCTTTACTTGGGGTGTTGCAGTCCCTTACTTCACAGCGACTACTTCAATGCCGGCCGATGCGGATATGATTAGCTTTGCGATGGGTTTATGGAAAAGTAAAGTTCGCTTTATCGGGGTAGGAACTATCGGTATTGCGGCAATCTGGACATTGCTCGTATTGTTCAAACCGATGTTACAAGGTATGTCACAAGCTTTCCGTGCGTTAAAAGATCCGACATTACAAAATGTGGAACGTACCGCACAAGACCTGTCACCGAAAACGATGATTTATACCGTACTCGCTAGCGTCGCATTAATCATTATTGCATTAGTCAGCTTCTTACAACCGGTCGGTTTACCGATGGAATTAGCGTTCTTATTAGTTGTACTTTGTACGATTCTTGCAGTGGTAGTCGGCTTCTTAGTTGCAGCGGCATCCGGTTATATGGCGGGTTTGGTTGGTTCATCATCAAGCCCAATTTCAGGTATCGGTATCATCTCAATCGTGATTATTTCGCTGGTTCTGATGGTGGTGGGTAATACGATCGGTTTAATGGAAAATGCGGATGGACAACGTTTCCTCACGGCATTAACTATTTTCACCGCATCTATCGTATTCTGTGTTTCAACGATTTCAAACGATAACCTACAAGATTTAAAAACCGGTTATTTAGTGAAAGCAACGCCATGGCGTCAACAGTTTGCGTTAATTATCGGTTGTATCGTAGGTGCGTTCGTCATTACACCGGTATTGGAAATTCTTTACCACGCATACGGTTTTGCCGGTGCAATGCCACGAGAAGGAATGGATGCGGCACAAGCACTTTCTGCACCGCAAGCTACGATTATGATGACTATTTCAAACGGTATTTTCTCAAATAGCCTTGAATGGACTTACATTTTAGTCGGTGTTGCTTTCGGTATTTGTTTAATTATCGTGGATACCTTACTGAAAAAAGCCAGCGCAGGTCGTTTAGGTTTACCGACTTTAGCCGTGGGCATCGGTATTTACTTACCGCCGGTGGTAAACGTACCGTTAATTATCGGCGCATTACTTTCTTGGTTGGTTAATCGTCATATTCAACGCCATGCAAAACGTAGCGGCAAAGATGTTGAAGCGGCAAGTAAAAAAGCGGAACGCTACGGCACCCTTTTCGCAGCCGGTTTAATCGTTGGTGAAAGCTTAGTCGGCGTACTGTTAGCCTTTGTGATTGCAGGTTCCGTTACTTCGGGCGGTTCTGACGCGCCGCTAGCGCTAAATCTCGAGAACTGGGACGGTATGGCGGAATTACTCGGCTTAACGCTATTTGTGATCGGCTGTATTATTTTCGCTCGTCGTGTACTACAAGCGAAAAAATAA